One uncultured Fusobacterium sp. DNA window includes the following coding sequences:
- a CDS encoding tyrosine-type recombinase/integrase — MRDNIDFIEKFFNDARENQRFSDSTLDMYSRDINEFKEFLGEKDILEVNNEIILNYIESLKISYSDRSIYRKISTLKTFYKYLLQNRIIESLPIKDIQLPKLQKFVPKELELYELNMILEKCEDSFEGIRDSLIIKLIYETGLQINDILNLTRDSLKRYEFRSVVINRGKNIFSETISQELGDRLKEFLEIVEKVFPEDEKVFPELSRQSFRARFIAYGKKAGIDHEVSPNMIKKANSQYRESEESRETLLEKIKKVYLEIGIGDD, encoded by the coding sequence GAGAAATTTTTCAATGATGCTAGAGAAAATCAAAGATTTTCAGATAGCACTTTAGATATGTATAGTAGAGATATCAATGAGTTTAAAGAGTTTTTAGGAGAGAAGGATATTTTAGAAGTAAATAATGAGATTATCTTAAACTATATTGAAAGTTTAAAAATTAGCTATAGTGATAGATCAATATATAGAAAGATAAGTACATTAAAAACTTTCTATAAATATCTTCTTCAAAATAGAATAATAGAATCTCTACCAATTAAAGATATTCAACTTCCAAAACTGCAAAAATTTGTTCCTAAAGAGCTGGAACTTTATGAGTTAAATATGATATTAGAGAAATGTGAAGATAGTTTTGAAGGAATAAGAGATAGTTTAATAATAAAATTGATTTATGAAACAGGGTTACAAATAAATGATATCTTAAATTTAACAAGAGACAGTTTAAAAAGATATGAGTTTAGAAGTGTAGTTATAAATAGAGGAAAAAATATATTTTCAGAAACAATATCTCAAGAGTTAGGAGATAGATTAAAAGAGTTTTTAGAGATAGTAGAGAAAGTTTTTCCAGAGGATGAAAAAGTATTTCCAGAGCTTTCAAGACAAAGTTTTAGAGCAAGATTTATAGCCTATGGAAAAAAGGCAGGTATAGATCATGAAGTTTCTCCAAATATGATAAAAAAAGCTAATTCTCAATATAGAGAGAGCGAAGAAAGTAGAGAAACATTGTTGGAGAAGATAAAAAAAGTATATTTAGAAATAGGAATAGGAGATGATTAA
- the era gene encoding GTPase Era, which yields MKAGFIAVVGRPNVGKSTLINKLVSEKVAIVSDKAGTTRDNIKGILNLNDNQYIFIDTPGIHKAKHLLGEYMTNSAIRILKDVDVILFVLDGSQEISTGDQFVMERVMEAKRTPRILVINKIDKLSDEKLAEKREEVKAKLGDFDGVVEISGQYAFGLPKLLEAIDPFLEEGIKYYPDDMYTDISVYKIITEIVREKILLKTRDEIPHSVAIEILNVERRENGRDKFDINIYVERDSQKGIIIGKNGKLLKEIGIEARKEIEELIGEPIYLTLWVKVKEDWRKKKPFLKELGYVEEK from the coding sequence GTGAAAGCAGGATTTATTGCTGTTGTAGGTAGACCAAATGTTGGTAAATCTACTCTAATAAATAAGCTAGTATCTGAAAAGGTAGCGATAGTTTCAGATAAAGCAGGAACAACAAGAGATAATATAAAGGGAATTTTAAATTTGAATGATAATCAATATATCTTCATTGATACACCGGGGATTCATAAGGCAAAGCACTTATTAGGTGAGTATATGACTAATAGTGCAATAAGAATTTTAAAAGATGTAGATGTAATTCTATTTGTATTAGATGGATCACAAGAGATAAGTACAGGGGATCAATTTGTAATGGAGAGAGTTATGGAGGCAAAGAGAACTCCAAGAATCCTTGTTATAAATAAGATTGACAAGCTATCTGATGAAAAATTAGCTGAGAAAAGAGAGGAAGTAAAGGCAAAACTTGGAGATTTTGATGGAGTTGTTGAGATATCTGGACAATATGCCTTTGGACTTCCTAAACTTTTAGAGGCTATTGATCCATTTTTAGAAGAGGGGATAAAATACTACCCAGATGATATGTACACTGATATTTCTGTGTATAAGATAATAACAGAGATTGTTAGAGAGAAGATTCTTTTAAAAACTAGAGATGAGATTCCTCACTCTGTGGCTATTGAGATACTTAATGTTGAGAGAAGAGAGAATGGAAGAGATAAATTTGATATTAATATCTATGTTGAGAGGGATTCTCAAAAGGGTATAATTATTGGAAAGAATGGAAAACTTCTGAAAGAGATTGGTATTGAGGCTAGAAAAGAGATCGAAGAATTAATAGGAGAGCCAATATATCTGACTCTTTGGGTTAAAGTAAAAGAGGATTG